The following are encoded in a window of Acidobacteriota bacterium genomic DNA:
- a CDS encoding GH116 family glycosyl-hydrolase translates to MMRHPETAALRRAIAAIIVLAAAAALPAAAQDAAASAARKELIAKYPQLLAEKGITDEAGREIDGRLDRLIDSARSGAAAKPARELVRAALAALNYSAANLAGFPQAAFDRPIGTTLERFGRTIAPGNIEARAEGSACPVGGIGAGGFERLMNGNFSTWFLKLGWMVEDTVWADQFHVFIRSGGRTVARTLSTTAPPAGSGLRAWAWNYPVGQGDYFALYPKSGFSYEENPDLPVKLAVVQFSPVIAGNYKETSFPVAVYKWIAQNPTKAPADVTILLTWENMVGWEAVEARPEAGQAPQASFVWDRRSDGNYNEVAEDGRAKGVLFRKKGQDVRAGNAMSGSMAIAASALPGKAQVTVQAAFDPRGDGADIWTGFAAGGKLDASRPSTPAGPGQGTGAAVAVTFTIKPGERLEIPFAVAWDLPYYEFGEGARHKKKYTAVFGAEGTNAFRIAAEALARAGEWEQAVDAWQKPCLTNPRLPDWFRQALLNELYVLTETSIWDASTNLHTYLESVDYLMYGTTDVDSYCWHVLRLWPELETAHLSWLAGTLPLEDASFRAYQYAVTYPRDVPPDKLGYYWSTVKTPGMAPHDLGSPRQRPWVILNAFDWQNANVWKDINPKLPLRAYRDFLAAGGRDIGFLMRMFQASVTALDTLEARFGDRISHVPLNEGIPDQTYDTWRMKGESAYVGLLWLAGLKAAVRMGETLAGRGLYRAGDLDIPSILVKYKEWIESGRSSLRKLWDGRAGCFHIDATTDDIMTDQLFGVWYAGMLGLEADGRDPLVPPADVQRALRTIYEKNVLGFGGGVMGAVNGRRADGRQLRSQQGDEVWVGTSYAFAANLVLNGLVDEGMHTAYGLYHVVYSPFGQGYFFKTPEAYVDPNETVWNDPNAKYGDKAFRAMKYMRPGAVWALYEAIRKNAGTTGQNY, encoded by the coding sequence ATGATGCGTCATCCCGAGACCGCAGCCCTCCGGCGAGCGATCGCCGCGATCATCGTTCTCGCGGCCGCCGCGGCCTTGCCCGCGGCCGCCCAGGACGCCGCGGCGTCCGCCGCCAGGAAAGAGCTGATCGCTAAATATCCCCAGCTTCTGGCCGAGAAGGGGATCACCGACGAGGCCGGCCGGGAGATCGACGGCCGCCTCGACCGGCTCATCGACTCGGCCCGGTCCGGCGCCGCGGCGAAGCCGGCCAGGGAGCTGGTCCGGGCCGCGCTCGCGGCCCTCAACTACTCGGCGGCGAACCTGGCCGGGTTCCCCCAGGCGGCCTTCGACCGTCCGATCGGGACGACGCTCGAGCGCTTCGGCCGCACCATCGCCCCGGGGAACATCGAGGCCCGGGCCGAGGGCAGCGCCTGCCCCGTGGGCGGCATCGGCGCCGGCGGCTTCGAGCGGCTCATGAACGGCAACTTCTCGACCTGGTTCCTCAAGCTCGGCTGGATGGTCGAGGACACCGTCTGGGCGGACCAGTTCCACGTCTTCATCAGGTCCGGCGGCCGGACGGTCGCCCGGACCCTGTCGACGACCGCGCCGCCGGCCGGGTCCGGCCTCCGGGCCTGGGCCTGGAACTATCCCGTCGGCCAGGGCGATTATTTCGCCCTTTATCCCAAGTCCGGCTTCTCGTACGAGGAGAACCCCGACCTGCCGGTGAAGCTGGCCGTCGTCCAGTTCTCGCCGGTCATCGCCGGCAACTACAAGGAGACGAGCTTCCCCGTCGCCGTCTACAAGTGGATCGCCCAGAATCCGACCAAGGCCCCGGCCGACGTCACGATCCTGCTGACCTGGGAGAACATGGTCGGCTGGGAGGCCGTCGAGGCCCGGCCGGAGGCCGGGCAGGCGCCCCAGGCCTCGTTCGTCTGGGACCGCCGCAGCGACGGCAACTACAACGAGGTCGCCGAGGACGGCCGGGCCAAGGGCGTCCTCTTCCGCAAGAAGGGGCAGGACGTCCGGGCGGGGAACGCCATGTCCGGGTCCATGGCCATTGCCGCGAGCGCCCTTCCGGGCAAGGCCCAGGTGACGGTCCAGGCGGCCTTCGACCCGCGCGGCGACGGGGCCGACATCTGGACGGGTTTCGCCGCCGGAGGAAAGCTCGACGCGTCCCGTCCCTCGACCCCGGCCGGGCCGGGGCAGGGGACGGGGGCCGCCGTGGCTGTCACCTTCACGATCAAGCCCGGCGAGCGCCTCGAGATCCCGTTCGCCGTCGCCTGGGACCTGCCCTATTACGAGTTCGGGGAGGGGGCCAGGCACAAAAAGAAATACACGGCCGTCTTCGGGGCCGAGGGCACGAACGCCTTCCGCATCGCCGCCGAGGCCCTGGCCCGGGCGGGGGAGTGGGAGCAGGCCGTCGACGCCTGGCAGAAGCCCTGCCTGACCAATCCCCGCCTGCCCGACTGGTTCCGGCAGGCCCTGCTCAACGAGCTCTACGTCCTGACCGAGACGAGCATCTGGGACGCCTCGACCAACCTCCACACCTACCTCGAGAGCGTCGACTATCTCATGTACGGGACGACCGACGTCGATTCCTACTGCTGGCACGTCCTGCGCCTTTGGCCCGAGCTCGAGACGGCCCACCTGAGCTGGCTCGCGGGCACCCTGCCGCTCGAGGACGCCAGCTTCCGGGCCTATCAGTACGCCGTCACCTATCCACGCGACGTGCCGCCGGACAAGCTCGGCTATTACTGGAGCACGGTCAAGACGCCCGGCATGGCGCCGCACGATCTAGGCTCGCCGCGGCAGCGCCCCTGGGTCATCCTGAACGCCTTCGACTGGCAGAACGCCAACGTCTGGAAGGACATCAACCCGAAGCTGCCGCTGCGGGCCTACCGCGACTTCCTGGCCGCCGGCGGGCGGGACATCGGCTTCCTGATGCGCATGTTCCAGGCCTCGGTCACCGCCCTCGACACCCTCGAAGCCCGCTTCGGCGACCGCATCAGCCACGTCCCCCTGAACGAGGGCATCCCCGACCAGACCTACGACACCTGGCGGATGAAAGGGGAGAGCGCCTACGTCGGCCTGCTCTGGCTGGCCGGCCTGAAGGCGGCCGTGCGCATGGGCGAGACGCTGGCCGGCCGGGGCCTCTACCGGGCCGGGGATTTGGATATCCCGAGCATCCTAGTAAAATATAAGGAGTGGATCGAGTCGGGCCGCTCCTCCCTGCGCAAGCTCTGGGACGGCCGGGCCGGCTGCTTCCACATCGACGCGACGACGGACGACATCATGACCGACCAGCTCTTCGGCGTCTGGTACGCCGGCATGCTCGGCCTCGAGGCCGACGGCCGGGACCCCCTCGTCCCGCCCGCCGACGTCCAGCGGGCCCTGCGCACGATCTACGAGAAGAACGTGCTCGGCTTCGGCGGCGGGGTCATGGGCGCCGTCAACGGCCGCCGGGCCGACGGCCGCCAGCTGCGGAGCCAGCAGGGCGACGAGGTCTGGGTCGGGACGTCCTACGCCTTTGCCGCGAACCTGGTCCTGAACGGCCTTGTCGACGAGGGGATGCACACGGCCTACGGGCTCTACCACGTCGTCTACAGCCCCTTCGGCCAGGGCTACTTCTTCAAGACGCCGGAGGCTTACGTCGACCCGAACGAAACCGTCTGGAACGACCCGAACGCCAAGTACGGCGATAAGGCGTTCCGGGCCATGAAGTACATGAGGCCGGGCGCCGTCTGGGCGCTCTACGAGGCGATCCGAAAAAATGCCGGAACGACGGGACAGAACTACTAG